Proteins from one Pseudarthrobacter sp. BIM B-2242 genomic window:
- the rpsG gene encoding 30S ribosomal protein S7: MPRKGPAPKRPLVLDPVYGSPLVTQLINKVLVDGKKSTAERIVYGALEGARAKSGGDPVAALKKAMDNVKPSLEVRSRRVGGATYQVPVEVKPGRSTALALRWLVGYSKARREKTMTERLQNEILDASNGLGAAVKRREDTHKMAESNKAFAHYRW, translated from the coding sequence ATGCCTCGCAAGGGTCCGGCCCCGAAGCGGCCGCTCGTACTAGATCCCGTTTACGGCTCCCCGCTGGTCACCCAGCTCATCAACAAGGTGCTCGTTGACGGCAAGAAGTCCACCGCAGAGCGCATCGTTTACGGTGCCCTCGAAGGCGCCCGCGCCAAGTCCGGCGGCGACCCCGTAGCAGCCCTCAAGAAGGCCATGGACAACGTCAAGCCTTCCCTCGAGGTCCGCTCACGCCGCGTTGGTGGCGCCACCTACCAGGTTCCGGTTGAGGTCAAGCCGGGTCGCTCGACCGCCCTCGCCCTGCGTTGGCTGGTTGGCTACTCCAAGGCCCGCCGCGAAAAGACCATGACCGAGCGCCTCCAGAACGAAATCCTGGATGCCTCCAACGGTCTCGGTGCCGCTGTGAAGCGTCGCGAAGACACCCACAAGATGGCCGAGTCCAACAAGGCCTTCGCACACTACCGCTGGTAA
- the rpsL gene encoding 30S ribosomal protein S12, whose product MPTINQLVRKGRTPKVKKTKAPALNGSPMRRGVCTRVYTTTPKKPNSALRKVARVRLNGGVEVTAYIPGVGHNLQEHSIVLVRGGRVKDLPGVRYKIVRGALDTQGVKNRKQARSRYGAKMEKK is encoded by the coding sequence GTGCCTACGATTAACCAGCTGGTCCGCAAGGGCCGCACGCCTAAGGTCAAAAAGACCAAGGCTCCTGCCCTGAATGGCAGCCCGATGCGCCGCGGTGTTTGCACCCGCGTTTACACCACCACCCCCAAGAAGCCGAACTCGGCTCTGCGTAAGGTCGCACGTGTGCGCCTCAACGGTGGCGTGGAAGTTACTGCCTACATCCCCGGTGTAGGCCACAACCTGCAGGAGCACTCCATTGTGCTCGTTCGCGGTGGTCGTGTTAAGGACCTTCCGGGTGTCCGTTACAAGATCGTCCGTGGCGCCCTCGATACCCAGGGTGTGAAGAACCGTAAGCAGGCACGCAGCCGTTACGGCGCAAAGATGGAGAAGAAGTAA
- a CDS encoding DNA-directed RNA polymerase subunit beta', giving the protein MSSESSFGLMQIGLATADDIRGWSYGEVKKPETINYRTLKPEKDGLFCEKIFGPSRDWECYCGKYKRVRFKGIICERCGVEVTRAKVRRERMGHIELAAPVTHIWYFKGVPSRLGYLLDLAPKDLEKVIYFAAYMITSVDADSRHEELPNLQVEHDIEKKQLIDNRDSDIATIARDLENEIARLEGEGAKAADKKKARDSADRQMANVRKRADAEIERLEQVWDRFKNLKVADLEGDEGLYRELRDRYGMYFEGSMGAEAIKKRLENFDMQAESDLLRDIIANGKGQRKTRALKRLKVVNAFLTTNNSPLGMVLDAVPVIPPELRPMVQLDGGRFATSDLNDLYRRVINRNNRLKRLLDLGAPEIIVNNEKRMLQEAVDSLFDNGRRGRPVTGPGNRPLKSLSDMLKGKQGRFRQNLLGKRVDYSGRSVIVVGPQLKLHQCGLPKQMALELFKPFVMKRLVDLNHAQNIKSAKRMVERYRPQVWDVLEEIITEHPVLLNRAPTLHRLGIQAFEPQLVEGKAIQLHPLVCGAFNADFDGDQMAVHLPLSPEAQAEARILMLSSNNILKPSDGRPVTLPSQDMIIGLYHLTTKRVGSAGEGRVFSSVAEAIMAYDLRELHLNSQVKIRLEGFVPYAGWEAPEGWEPGQPVLVETSLGQVIFNQTLPEDYPWVENVADKGELSTIVNDLAERYPKVVTAATLDNLKDAGFYWATRSGVTVAISDIEVPKDKPQILAGYETMAAKIQGQYDKGLIDDDERRQELIEIWNKATNEIAQAMRDNLSPMNTINRMVSSGARGNWMQVRQIAGIRGLVANPKGEIIPRPIKSSYREGLSVLEYFIATHGARKGLADTALRTANSGYLTRRLVDVSQDVIVREEDCGTERGLVTPIAVPDANGELVLDENVENSAYARTLAVDVVDSNGNVLAAGGTDCGDVVIAELFAAGITEVKVRSVLTCESSVGTCALCYGRSLATGKTVDIGEAVGIIAAQSIGEPGTQLTMRTFHTGGAVSASGGDDITQGLPRIQELFEARTPKGVAPIAEAAGRIAIEESERQMRLVITPDDGSEEIAYPVLRRSRLLIEDGDHVTVGQKLINGPVDPKQVLRIMGPRAAQKFLVDEVQGVYRSQGIGIHDKHVEVIVRQMLRRVTVIESGESDLLPGELAERSRFEDANRRVVSEGKTPASGRPELMGITKASLATESWLSAASFQETTRVLTQAAMEGKSDPLLGLKENVIIGKLIPAGTGLPRYTEVTVEPTEEAKANLFTGPSAFSDFSYDSLGGDGAPEFHAIPLDDYDLGNDFR; this is encoded by the coding sequence ATGTCCAGCGAATCCTCCTTCGGCCTCATGCAGATCGGCCTCGCCACCGCGGATGACATCCGTGGCTGGTCTTACGGCGAGGTTAAGAAGCCGGAAACCATCAACTACCGCACGCTCAAGCCTGAGAAGGACGGCCTCTTCTGCGAGAAGATCTTCGGCCCTTCCCGCGACTGGGAATGCTACTGCGGTAAGTACAAGCGCGTGCGCTTCAAGGGCATCATCTGCGAGCGGTGTGGCGTCGAAGTCACCCGCGCAAAGGTCCGCCGTGAGCGCATGGGCCACATCGAGCTGGCCGCCCCGGTCACGCACATCTGGTACTTCAAGGGTGTTCCGTCCCGCCTGGGCTACCTCCTTGACCTGGCTCCGAAGGACCTCGAAAAGGTCATCTACTTCGCCGCCTACATGATCACGAGCGTCGACGCCGACAGCCGCCACGAGGAACTGCCCAACCTGCAGGTTGAGCACGACATCGAGAAGAAGCAGCTGATCGACAACCGCGACTCCGATATCGCCACGATTGCCCGCGACCTCGAAAACGAGATCGCCCGCCTCGAAGGTGAAGGCGCCAAGGCTGCCGACAAGAAGAAGGCCCGCGACTCCGCCGACCGCCAGATGGCGAACGTGCGTAAGCGTGCCGACGCCGAAATCGAGCGCCTCGAGCAGGTCTGGGACCGCTTCAAGAACCTCAAGGTCGCTGACCTTGAAGGTGACGAAGGCCTGTACCGCGAACTGCGCGACCGCTACGGCATGTACTTCGAGGGATCCATGGGTGCCGAAGCCATCAAGAAGCGTCTTGAGAACTTCGACATGCAGGCCGAGTCTGACCTGCTGCGCGACATCATCGCCAACGGCAAGGGCCAGCGCAAGACCCGCGCCCTGAAGCGCCTGAAGGTGGTCAACGCGTTCCTGACCACCAACAACAGCCCGCTCGGCATGGTTCTTGACGCCGTCCCGGTGATCCCGCCGGAACTGCGCCCGATGGTCCAGCTGGACGGTGGCCGCTTCGCGACCTCCGACCTCAACGACCTCTACCGCCGCGTGATCAACCGCAACAACCGCCTCAAGCGCCTGCTTGACCTCGGCGCGCCGGAGATCATCGTCAACAACGAGAAGCGCATGCTTCAGGAAGCTGTTGACAGCCTCTTCGACAACGGCCGCCGCGGCCGTCCGGTCACCGGACCGGGCAACCGTCCGCTGAAGTCCCTGAGCGACATGCTCAAGGGCAAGCAGGGCCGTTTCCGCCAGAACCTCCTTGGCAAGCGCGTTGACTACTCCGGCCGTTCGGTCATCGTGGTCGGCCCGCAGCTGAAGCTGCACCAGTGTGGCCTGCCCAAGCAGATGGCACTGGAGCTCTTCAAGCCGTTCGTGATGAAGCGCCTGGTTGACCTCAACCACGCACAGAACATCAAGTCGGCCAAGCGCATGGTTGAGCGTTACCGTCCGCAGGTCTGGGACGTGCTGGAAGAGATCATCACCGAACACCCGGTGCTGCTCAACCGTGCACCTACCCTGCACCGCCTCGGCATCCAGGCCTTCGAGCCTCAGCTTGTTGAAGGTAAGGCAATCCAGCTGCACCCGCTGGTTTGTGGCGCCTTCAACGCTGACTTCGACGGCGACCAGATGGCAGTGCACCTGCCGCTGAGCCCGGAGGCCCAGGCCGAGGCACGCATCCTGATGCTGTCCTCGAACAACATCCTGAAGCCCTCGGACGGACGTCCGGTCACCCTGCCCTCGCAGGATATGATCATCGGCCTCTACCACCTGACCACCAAGCGTGTCGGTTCAGCTGGCGAAGGCCGCGTCTTCTCCTCGGTTGCCGAAGCCATCATGGCCTACGACCTCCGCGAGCTGCACCTGAACTCGCAGGTTAAGATCCGTCTTGAAGGCTTCGTTCCCTACGCGGGCTGGGAAGCTCCGGAAGGTTGGGAGCCCGGCCAGCCGGTGCTCGTGGAGACCTCCCTGGGCCAGGTCATCTTCAACCAGACACTGCCTGAGGATTACCCCTGGGTTGAGAACGTTGCGGACAAGGGCGAACTGTCCACGATCGTCAACGACCTCGCCGAGCGCTACCCGAAGGTGGTCACGGCGGCAACGCTGGACAACCTGAAGGATGCCGGTTTCTACTGGGCCACCCGGTCCGGCGTCACCGTCGCCATCTCGGACATCGAGGTGCCCAAGGACAAGCCGCAGATTCTTGCCGGCTACGAAACCATGGCCGCCAAGATCCAGGGCCAGTACGACAAGGGCCTGATCGACGACGACGAGCGTCGCCAGGAACTGATCGAGATCTGGAACAAGGCAACCAACGAGATCGCCCAGGCGATGCGCGACAACCTGTCGCCGATGAACACCATCAACCGCATGGTGTCCTCCGGTGCACGTGGTAACTGGATGCAGGTCCGTCAGATCGCGGGTATCCGTGGCCTGGTGGCCAACCCTAAGGGTGAAATCATCCCGCGTCCCATCAAGTCCTCCTACCGTGAGGGCCTGTCGGTGCTGGAATACTTCATCGCCACGCACGGTGCCCGTAAGGGTCTGGCTGACACCGCGCTGCGTACCGCCAACTCGGGTTACCTGACCCGTCGTCTGGTGGACGTTTCGCAGGACGTCATTGTCCGTGAAGAGGACTGCGGCACCGAGCGCGGCCTGGTCACGCCCATTGCCGTGCCGGACGCCAACGGCGAACTGGTCCTGGACGAGAACGTCGAGAACAGTGCCTACGCCCGTACGCTCGCTGTTGATGTTGTGGACTCCAATGGCAATGTCCTTGCAGCCGGCGGCACTGACTGCGGCGACGTCGTCATCGCTGAGCTGTTCGCAGCCGGCATCACCGAGGTCAAGGTCCGCTCTGTACTCACCTGTGAGTCCAGCGTTGGCACCTGCGCCCTGTGCTACGGCCGCTCGCTGGCCACCGGCAAGACCGTGGACATCGGTGAGGCCGTGGGCATCATCGCGGCACAGTCCATCGGTGAGCCCGGTACCCAGCTGACCATGCGTACGTTCCACACCGGTGGTGCAGTGTCCGCCAGCGGCGGCGACGACATCACCCAGGGTCTGCCCCGTATCCAGGAGCTCTTTGAAGCCCGTACTCCGAAGGGTGTCGCACCGATTGCTGAAGCAGCCGGCCGCATCGCCATCGAAGAGTCCGAGCGCCAGATGCGCCTGGTCATCACCCCGGATGACGGATCTGAAGAGATCGCGTACCCGGTACTGCGCCGTTCACGTCTCCTCATTGAGGATGGCGATCACGTCACGGTAGGCCAGAAGCTCATCAACGGCCCGGTTGATCCCAAGCAGGTTCTGCGCATCATGGGTCCCCGTGCCGCGCAGAAGTTCCTGGTGGACGAGGTCCAGGGCGTGTACCGCAGCCAGGGCATCGGTATCCACGACAAGCACGTCGAGGTTATCGTCCGCCAGATGCTGCGCCGTGTCACGGTCATCGAGTCCGGCGAATCGGATCTGCTGCCCGGCGAGCTCGCCGAGCGCAGCCGCTTCGAGGATGCCAACCGCCGCGTTGTGTCCGAGGGCAAGACTCCGGCATCCGGACGTCCTGAGCTCATGGGCATCACCAAGGCGTCCCTCGCCACCGAGTCCTGGCTGTCCGCAGCTTCCTTCCAGGAGACCACCCGCGTCCTGACGCAGGCGGCCATGGAAGGCAAGAGCGATCCGCTGCTCGGCCTCAAGGAGAACGTCATCATCGGTAAGCTGATCCCGGCCGGCACGGGTCTCCCGCGCTACACCGAGGTCACCGTGGAGCCCACTGAAGAAGCAAAGGCCAACCTGTTCACCGGCCCCAGCGCATTCAGTGACTTCTCGTACGATTCCCTGGGCGGCGACGGAGCTCCTGAGTTCCACGCCATTCCGCTGGATGACTACGATCTTGGCAACGATTTCCGCTAA
- the rpoB gene encoding DNA-directed RNA polymerase subunit beta, translating to MVASSTSNNETANTADSTDGATRRLSFAKIHEPLDVPNLLALQTDSFDWLVGNERWQARVAKAVEENDLSVATTSGLSDIFEEISPIEDFQGTMSLSFSEPEFADPKYTMAECKDRDATYSAPLYVKAEFMNNNTGEIKQQTVFMGDFPLMTEKGTFVVNGTERVVVSQLVRSPGAYFERTADKTSDKDIFTAKIIPSRGAWFELEIDKRDQVGVRLDRKRKQSVTVLLKALGWTEGQILEEFGQYDSMRATLEKDATETREDALLDIYRKLRPGEPPTVEAAQSLLDNLYFNSKRYDLAKVGRYKINRKLGIDRSLGDKEASVLHVEDIVAMIKFLVALHAGEKTLTGKRDGQDHELRVEIDDIDHFGNRRIRAVGELIENQVRTGLSRMERVVRERMTTQDVEAITPQTLINIRPVVAAIKEFFGTSQLSQFMDQNNPLSGLTHKRRLSALGPGGLSRDRAGMEVRDVHPSHYGRMCPIETPEGPNIGLIGSLASYGRINPFGFIETPYRLVSEGVVSDEVQYLTADDEAEVLIAQANAPLDENKKFAEETVLVRARGGGGEPVLVPAGEVEFMDVSPRQMVSVATALIPFLEHDDANRALMGANMQRQAVPLVRSEAPFVGTGMERAAAVDAGDVTIAKKAGVVTEVSAELVIVLNDDGTETNYRINKFARSNQGNCYNNRVLVNEGQRLEVGGIIADGPATDQGELALGKNLLVAFMSWEGHNFEDAIILSQRIVAEDVLSSIHIEEHEIDARDTKLGAEEITRDIPNVSEEVLAGLDERGIIHIGAEVEAGDILVGKVTPKGETELTPEERLLRAIFGEKSREVRDTSLKVPHGESGTVIGVRVFDRDNDDELPPGVNQLVRVYVAAKRKITDGDKLAGRHGNKGVISKILPIEDMPFLADGTPVDIVLNPLGVPGRMNVGQVLETHLGWVAKTGWKIEGEPEWVKQLPNLPRESGQTTVATPVFDGAREEEITGLLDSTNVTRDGDRLINSSGKTRLFDGRSGEPFPDPISVGYMYILKLHHLVDDKIHARSTGPYSMITQQPLGGKAQFGGQRFGEMEVWALEAYGAAYTLQELLTIKSDDIHGRVKVYEAIVKGENIPEPGVPESFKVLIKEMQSLCLNVEVLSTDGTTIEMRDSDDAVFTAAEELGIDLSRAEPSSVEEV from the coding sequence TTGGTCGCCTCGAGCACCTCTAATAACGAAACCGCTAACACCGCCGACAGCACTGATGGTGCCACTCGCCGGCTCTCATTCGCAAAGATTCACGAACCTCTTGACGTTCCGAATCTGCTTGCCCTGCAGACGGACAGCTTTGACTGGCTGGTCGGCAACGAACGCTGGCAGGCACGCGTAGCGAAGGCTGTCGAAGAAAACGATCTCAGCGTCGCCACCACGTCCGGACTGTCGGACATCTTCGAAGAGATCTCCCCGATCGAGGACTTCCAGGGCACCATGTCCCTGAGCTTCTCGGAGCCGGAGTTCGCTGACCCCAAGTACACCATGGCCGAGTGCAAGGACCGGGACGCAACGTACTCGGCTCCGCTGTACGTCAAGGCCGAGTTCATGAACAACAACACGGGCGAAATCAAGCAGCAGACCGTGTTCATGGGCGACTTCCCGCTGATGACCGAGAAGGGCACCTTCGTCGTCAACGGCACCGAGCGTGTGGTCGTCTCCCAGCTGGTCCGTTCACCGGGCGCCTACTTTGAGCGCACCGCTGACAAGACCAGTGACAAGGACATCTTCACTGCCAAGATCATCCCGTCCCGCGGTGCATGGTTTGAACTCGAAATCGACAAGCGCGATCAGGTCGGCGTCCGCCTCGACCGTAAGCGCAAGCAGTCGGTCACGGTTCTGCTGAAGGCCCTCGGCTGGACCGAAGGCCAGATCCTCGAAGAATTCGGCCAGTACGACTCCATGCGTGCAACGCTGGAGAAGGACGCCACCGAAACCCGCGAAGACGCGTTGCTGGACATCTACCGGAAGCTGCGACCGGGCGAGCCGCCCACAGTCGAGGCTGCCCAGTCACTCCTGGACAACCTGTACTTCAACTCCAAGCGCTACGATCTGGCCAAGGTTGGCCGCTACAAGATCAACCGCAAGCTTGGCATCGACCGCTCCCTTGGCGACAAGGAAGCTTCGGTCCTGCACGTTGAAGACATCGTAGCCATGATCAAGTTCCTGGTTGCCCTGCACGCCGGCGAGAAAACCCTCACGGGCAAGCGCGACGGCCAGGACCACGAACTGCGTGTCGAGATCGATGACATCGACCACTTCGGCAACCGCCGCATCCGCGCCGTCGGCGAGCTCATCGAGAACCAGGTCCGCACCGGCCTGTCCCGCATGGAGCGCGTTGTCCGCGAGCGTATGACCACACAGGACGTCGAGGCCATCACGCCTCAGACCCTGATCAACATCCGCCCGGTTGTCGCAGCCATCAAGGAGTTCTTCGGAACGTCCCAGCTGTCGCAGTTCATGGACCAGAACAACCCGCTCTCGGGTCTGACCCACAAGCGCCGTCTGTCCGCGCTTGGCCCGGGCGGTCTGTCCCGTGACCGCGCAGGCATGGAAGTCCGTGACGTCCACCCGTCCCACTACGGACGTATGTGCCCCATTGAAACCCCTGAAGGCCCGAACATTGGTCTGATCGGTTCGCTGGCATCCTACGGCCGCATCAACCCGTTCGGCTTCATCGAGACTCCTTACCGTCTCGTCTCCGAAGGCGTTGTTTCCGATGAGGTCCAGTACCTCACGGCTGACGACGAAGCTGAGGTCCTGATCGCCCAGGCGAACGCCCCGCTGGATGAGAACAAGAAGTTCGCCGAAGAGACCGTCCTGGTCCGCGCCCGTGGTGGTGGAGGCGAGCCTGTGCTCGTTCCCGCCGGCGAGGTCGAGTTCATGGACGTTTCCCCGCGCCAGATGGTGTCCGTGGCTACGGCCCTGATCCCGTTCCTCGAGCACGACGATGCCAACCGCGCACTCATGGGTGCCAACATGCAGCGCCAGGCTGTGCCGCTGGTCCGTTCCGAGGCTCCCTTCGTGGGCACCGGCATGGAGCGCGCTGCAGCAGTGGACGCCGGTGACGTCACCATCGCCAAGAAGGCCGGTGTGGTGACCGAGGTTTCCGCTGAACTGGTCATCGTGCTCAACGACGACGGTACCGAAACCAACTACCGCATCAACAAGTTCGCGCGCTCCAACCAGGGCAACTGCTACAACAACCGCGTCCTGGTTAACGAAGGCCAGCGCCTTGAGGTTGGCGGCATCATCGCCGACGGCCCGGCAACGGACCAGGGCGAGCTCGCCCTGGGTAAGAACCTGCTCGTGGCATTCATGTCATGGGAAGGCCACAACTTCGAGGACGCCATCATCCTCTCGCAGCGCATTGTTGCCGAGGACGTCCTTTCCTCCATTCACATCGAGGAGCACGAGATCGATGCCCGCGACACCAAGCTTGGTGCCGAGGAAATCACCCGTGACATCCCCAACGTGTCCGAGGAAGTCCTGGCAGGCCTGGACGAGCGCGGCATCATCCACATCGGTGCTGAAGTTGAAGCCGGCGACATCCTGGTTGGAAAGGTCACCCCGAAGGGTGAAACCGAACTGACCCCGGAAGAGCGCCTGCTGCGCGCCATCTTCGGTGAGAAGTCCCGCGAAGTGCGCGACACCTCCCTGAAGGTCCCGCACGGCGAGTCCGGCACCGTCATCGGCGTCCGCGTCTTTGACCGCGACAACGACGACGAACTGCCCCCGGGCGTGAACCAGCTGGTCCGCGTCTACGTGGCTGCCAAGCGTAAGATCACCGACGGCGACAAGCTCGCCGGCCGTCACGGCAACAAGGGTGTTATCTCCAAGATCCTCCCGATCGAGGACATGCCCTTCCTTGCCGACGGTACCCCGGTCGATATCGTCCTGAACCCGCTGGGTGTTCCGGGCCGTATGAACGTGGGCCAGGTGCTCGAAACGCACCTCGGCTGGGTTGCCAAGACCGGCTGGAAGATCGAAGGCGAGCCCGAGTGGGTCAAGCAGCTGCCGAACCTGCCGCGCGAGAGTGGCCAGACCACTGTTGCAACGCCGGTGTTCGACGGCGCCCGTGAGGAAGAAATCACGGGTCTGCTGGACTCCACCAACGTGACCCGCGACGGCGACCGCCTGATCAACTCCTCAGGCAAGACCCGCCTGTTCGACGGCCGCTCCGGCGAGCCGTTCCCGGATCCGATCTCCGTGGGCTACATGTACATCCTGAAGCTCCACCACCTGGTGGACGACAAGATCCACGCCCGCTCCACCGGCCCGTACTCCATGATCACGCAGCAGCCGCTGGGTGGTAAGGCACAGTTCGGTGGCCAGCGCTTCGGTGAAATGGAAGTGTGGGCGCTCGAAGCTTATGGCGCCGCCTACACGCTCCAGGAGCTCCTCACGATCAAGTCGGATGATATCCACGGTCGCGTGAAGGTCTACGAAGCCATCGTCAAGGGCGAGAACATCCCCGAGCCGGGCGTGCCTGAGTCCTTCAAGGTCTTGATCAAGGAAATGCAGTCGCTGTGCCTGAACGTGGAAGTACTTTCCACGGACGGAACCACAATTGAAATGCGTGACTCTGATGACGCAGTCTTCACGGCTGCGGAGGAACTGGGTATTGATCTGTCTCGTGCAGAGCCCAGTTCCGTAGAAGAGGTCTAG
- a CDS encoding acetyl-CoA C-acetyltransferase has product MGNTPDNTDVVILSGVRTPQGRLNGQLASFTAVELGAHAIRAALAASGVDAGKVDAVIMGQVLQAGAGQNPARQSAIGAGIGWNVPTVTINKVCLSGLTAVIDAARMIRSGDATVVVAGGQESMTRAPHFLPGSRQGWTYGSIQALDVAAHDGLTDAFDGESMGLSTETRNLTLGIDRTSQDNVAAQSHQRAALAAKDGVFDNEIAPISIKQRKGDPVVVSTDEGVRPNTSIETLAGLRAAFVTDGTITAGNSSPLSDGASALVLASRRFAEDNGLEYLAVVGRPGQVAGPDNSLHSQPSNAIMNALDRAGWTTKDLDFIEINEAFGSVAVQSLKDLDYPLEQCNLHGGAIALGHPIGASGARLALHAAHELKRRGRGKAAVSLCGGGGQGEALLLYRD; this is encoded by the coding sequence ATGGGCAATACCCCGGACAACACTGACGTTGTCATCCTTTCAGGCGTTCGGACCCCGCAGGGCCGCCTCAACGGGCAGCTGGCGTCCTTCACCGCCGTCGAACTCGGCGCACACGCGATCAGGGCGGCGCTGGCCGCGAGCGGCGTGGACGCCGGCAAGGTGGATGCGGTCATCATGGGCCAGGTGCTGCAAGCCGGTGCCGGCCAGAACCCCGCGCGGCAAAGTGCAATTGGCGCCGGGATCGGCTGGAACGTTCCCACTGTCACCATCAACAAGGTGTGCCTGTCCGGCCTCACCGCCGTCATCGACGCCGCACGCATGATCCGCAGCGGGGACGCCACCGTGGTGGTGGCCGGCGGCCAGGAATCCATGACCCGGGCGCCCCACTTCCTTCCCGGATCCCGCCAGGGCTGGACCTACGGCTCCATCCAGGCGCTGGACGTTGCGGCGCATGACGGCCTGACCGACGCCTTTGATGGCGAGTCCATGGGGCTGTCCACCGAGACGCGAAACCTGACGCTTGGCATCGACCGCACCTCACAGGACAATGTGGCTGCGCAGTCCCACCAGCGCGCGGCGCTGGCTGCCAAGGACGGAGTCTTCGACAACGAGATCGCCCCCATCAGCATCAAGCAGCGCAAGGGCGATCCTGTGGTTGTTTCCACTGACGAAGGCGTGCGGCCCAACACCTCCATCGAAACCCTGGCCGGGCTGCGGGCCGCGTTCGTCACTGACGGAACCATCACGGCGGGCAACTCCTCGCCCCTGTCCGACGGCGCCTCGGCACTGGTGCTTGCATCACGCCGGTTTGCGGAGGACAACGGCCTAGAATACCTGGCCGTTGTGGGCAGGCCCGGCCAGGTCGCAGGTCCGGACAACTCCCTGCATTCCCAGCCGTCAAACGCCATCATGAACGCCTTGGACCGGGCCGGCTGGACGACGAAGGACCTGGACTTCATCGAAATCAACGAAGCCTTCGGTTCCGTGGCGGTGCAGTCGCTGAAGGACCTTGACTACCCGCTGGAGCAGTGCAACCTCCACGGCGGGGCCATCGCCCTGGGCCACCCGATCGGGGCCTCCGGCGCGAGGCTGGCCCTGCATGCCGCCCACGAACTCAAGCGCCGGGGCCGCGGCAAGGCTGCGGTGTCACTGTGCGGCGGCGGCGGCCAGGGCGAAGCCCTCCTGCTGTACCGCGACTGA
- a CDS encoding aminoacyl-tRNA deacylase has protein sequence MVEEAGNGSAAVGRERFLADAAARGLEVQIVQRMAARSLEEAAGILGITPADIVKSLVVKHKDGTFLFALIPGNRQISWPKLRALVGVNKLSLPSADVALDATGYERGTITPLGSTTQWPVYADSTITGRRISMGAGEHGYSAFVEADALTSALGAVVADISDPT, from the coding sequence ATGGTGGAGGAAGCCGGGAACGGAAGCGCCGCCGTCGGACGTGAACGCTTCCTGGCTGATGCCGCCGCGCGCGGCCTTGAGGTGCAGATCGTGCAGCGGATGGCCGCGCGCAGCCTCGAGGAGGCGGCCGGGATCCTGGGCATCACGCCGGCGGACATTGTGAAGTCGCTGGTGGTCAAGCACAAGGACGGGACGTTCCTCTTTGCGCTGATCCCCGGCAACCGGCAGATCTCGTGGCCCAAGCTGCGTGCCCTTGTGGGGGTCAACAAGTTGTCCCTGCCGTCCGCGGACGTTGCTTTGGACGCTACCGGCTACGAACGGGGCACCATCACACCGTTGGGCAGCACCACCCAGTGGCCTGTCTACGCCGACTCCACCATCACAGGCCGCCGGATTTCCATGGGCGCGGGCGAGCACGGCTACAGCGCCTTTGTGGAAGCCGACGCGCTGACATCAGCCCTCGGCGCCGTCGTCGCTGATATCTCGGACCCCACCTAG
- the rplL gene encoding 50S ribosomal protein L7/L12: protein MAKLTNEELIEAFKELTIIELSEFVKLFEETFEVTAAAVAVAGPAGGGAAEEAEEKTEFDVVLESAGEKKIAVIKEVRAITSLGLKEAKDVVDSAPKAVLEGVTKEAAEKAKEQLEAAGATVTLK from the coding sequence ATGGCGAAGCTCACCAACGAAGAGCTCATTGAAGCTTTCAAGGAACTGACCATCATCGAGCTCTCCGAGTTCGTCAAGCTCTTCGAAGAGACCTTCGAAGTAACTGCAGCTGCTGTTGCTGTTGCCGGCCCCGCCGGTGGCGGCGCCGCTGAAGAAGCTGAAGAGAAGACCGAATTCGACGTCGTTCTCGAATCAGCTGGCGAAAAGAAGATCGCAGTGATCAAGGAAGTTCGCGCCATCACTTCCCTGGGTCTGAAGGAAGCTAAGGACGTTGTTGACAGCGCTCCGAAGGCTGTTCTCGAAGGCGTCACCAAGGAAGCTGCCGAAAAGGCAAAGGAGCAGCTCGAGGCTGCCGGCGCTACCGTTACCCTCAAGTAA